Proteins encoded within one genomic window of Streptomyces profundus:
- a CDS encoding acetate kinase, which yields MKARLVLVLNSGSSSLKYQLLDMADERRLAVGLVERIGERGSGRLTHTPADGERRERELPVPDHAAALRAAADELAADGRGLDSPELAAVGHRVVHGGRRFTAPTVVDDAVLAEIERLVPLAPLHNPANLAGIRTARALNPELPQVAVFDTAFHTTIPDHAACYAIDADTAAEHRIRRYGFHGTSHAFVSRRTAELLGREPAEVNVITLHLGNGASASAVAGGRCVDTSMGLTPLEGLVMGTRSGDVDPAVVFHLSRVAGMSVGEIDELLNSRSGLLGLCGDNDMREVVRRMDDGDPRARLAFDVYIHRLRSYIGAYFAVLGRVDAVAFTAGVGENATRVRTAAVSGLDGWGLAVDERLNTASAQGPRIISPEYARCVVAVVPTDEELEIATQAFALVSN from the coding sequence GTGAAAGCCCGTTTGGTGCTGGTGCTCAACTCCGGTTCCTCGTCGTTGAAGTACCAGCTGCTGGACATGGCGGACGAGCGGCGGCTGGCCGTCGGCCTGGTCGAGCGGATCGGGGAGCGCGGGTCGGGGCGGCTGACGCACACCCCGGCCGACGGGGAGCGCAGGGAGCGCGAGCTGCCGGTGCCCGACCACGCGGCGGCGCTGCGCGCGGCGGCCGACGAGCTGGCCGCCGACGGCCGGGGCCTCGACTCGCCCGAGCTGGCCGCCGTCGGCCACCGGGTGGTGCACGGCGGGCGGCGGTTCACCGCGCCGACGGTGGTGGACGACGCGGTGCTGGCCGAGATCGAACGGCTGGTGCCGCTGGCCCCGTTGCACAACCCGGCGAACCTGGCGGGCATCAGGACCGCGCGGGCGCTCAACCCCGAGCTGCCGCAGGTCGCCGTCTTCGACACGGCGTTCCACACCACCATCCCCGACCACGCGGCGTGTTACGCGATCGACGCCGACACGGCCGCTGAGCACCGGATCCGGCGCTATGGCTTCCATGGCACCTCGCACGCCTTCGTCTCCCGGCGCACGGCCGAGCTGCTGGGCCGGGAGCCGGCCGAGGTCAATGTGATCACGCTGCACCTGGGCAACGGTGCCTCCGCCTCGGCGGTCGCCGGCGGGCGGTGCGTGGACACCTCGATGGGGCTCACCCCGTTGGAGGGCCTGGTGATGGGCACCAGGTCGGGGGATGTGGACCCGGCCGTGGTGTTCCATCTGTCGCGGGTGGCGGGGATGTCGGTGGGCGAGATCGACGAGCTGCTCAACTCCCGTTCCGGGCTGCTGGGTCTGTGCGGCGACAACGACATGCGGGAGGTGGTCCGCAGGATGGACGACGGCGATCCCCGGGCGAGGCTGGCGTTCGACGTCTACATCCACCGGCTGCGTTCGTATATCGGCGCCTACTTCGCCGTGCTCGGCCGGGTGGACGCGGTGGCGTTCACCGCCGGCGTCGGGGAGAACGCCACGCGGGTGCGAACGGCCGCCGTCAGCGGCCTGGACGGGTGGGGGCTCGCCGTCGACGAACGGCTGAACACCGCGTCGGCCCAGGGCCCTCGGATCATCTCCCCGGAGTACGCTCGATGCGTGGTCGCCGTGGTGCCCACGGACGAGGAACTGGAGATCGCCACCCAGGCATTCGCCCTGGTCAGCAACTGA
- the pyk gene encoding pyruvate kinase yields MRRSKIVCTLGPAVDSFDNLKALIDAGMNVARFNFSHGSHEEHEERYHRLRKATEDSGRAVGVLADLQGPKIRLETFANGPVELERGDEFTITTEDVPGDRSICGTTYKGLPGDVAKGETILINDGNVSLQVLEVEGPRVRTIVIEGGVISDHKGINLPGVAVNVPALSDKDVEDLEFALRLGADMVALSFVRNADDVRDVHRVMDRVGRRVPVIAKVEKPQAVENMEEIVLAFDGVMVARGDLAVEYPLEQVPMVQKRLVDLCRRNAKPVIVATQMMESMITNSRPTRAEASDVANAILDGADAVMLSAESSVGRYPIETVKTMSKIVVAAEDELLSRGLLPLVPGKKPRTQGGSVARAAAEMADFLDARALIAFTKSGDTARRLSRYRAVQPILAFTTEAATRNQLTLSWGVETFVVPLVNHTDEMVELCDAELSRLNRYETGDTMIITAGSPPGVPGTTNMVRVHHLGGHGGV; encoded by the coding sequence ATGCGCCGCTCCAAAATCGTCTGCACCCTGGGTCCCGCCGTCGACTCCTTCGACAATCTGAAGGCTCTCATCGACGCCGGAATGAACGTGGCCCGCTTCAACTTCAGCCACGGCAGCCACGAGGAGCACGAGGAGCGGTACCACCGACTCCGCAAGGCCACGGAGGACTCGGGCCGCGCCGTCGGCGTGCTGGCCGACCTCCAGGGCCCGAAGATCCGTCTGGAGACGTTCGCCAACGGCCCGGTGGAGCTGGAGCGCGGCGACGAGTTCACCATCACCACCGAGGACGTCCCCGGCGACCGTTCGATCTGCGGCACCACCTACAAGGGGCTGCCGGGGGACGTCGCCAAGGGCGAGACGATCCTGATCAACGACGGCAACGTCTCCCTCCAGGTGCTGGAGGTGGAGGGCCCCCGGGTCCGCACCATCGTCATCGAGGGCGGCGTCATCTCCGACCACAAGGGCATCAACCTGCCCGGGGTCGCCGTCAACGTCCCCGCCCTGTCCGACAAGGACGTGGAGGATCTGGAGTTCGCCCTCCGCCTCGGGGCCGACATGGTGGCGCTCTCCTTCGTGCGGAACGCGGACGACGTGCGGGACGTGCACCGGGTGATGGACCGGGTGGGCCGTCGCGTCCCGGTGATCGCCAAGGTGGAGAAGCCGCAGGCGGTGGAGAACATGGAGGAGATCGTCCTCGCCTTCGACGGGGTCATGGTGGCCCGTGGCGACCTCGCCGTCGAGTACCCGCTCGAACAGGTCCCGATGGTGCAGAAGCGGCTGGTCGACCTCTGCCGCCGCAACGCCAAGCCGGTGATCGTGGCGACCCAGATGATGGAGTCGATGATCACCAACTCCCGTCCGACCCGCGCCGAGGCGTCCGATGTGGCCAACGCCATCCTGGACGGCGCGGACGCGGTGATGCTCTCCGCCGAGTCGTCGGTCGGCCGGTATCCGATCGAGACGGTCAAGACCATGTCGAAGATCGTGGTGGCCGCCGAGGACGAGCTGCTCTCCCGTGGCCTCCTCCCGCTGGTGCCGGGCAAGAAGCCGCGCACCCAGGGCGGTTCCGTCGCCAGGGCGGCGGCCGAGATGGCGGACTTCCTGGACGCCCGCGCGTTGATCGCGTTCACCAAGTCGGGCGACACCGCGCGGCGGCTGTCCCGCTATCGGGCGGTGCAGCCGATCCTGGCCTTCACCACCGAGGCCGCGACCCGCAACCAACTCACCCTGAGCTGGGGCGTGGAGACGTTCGTGGTGCCGCTGGTCAACCACACGGACGAGATGGTGGAGCTGTGTGACGCCGAGCTGTCCCGGCTCAACCGCTACGAGACGGGCGACACCATGATCATCACGGCCGGTTCCCCGCCCGGTGTGCCCGGCACCACCAACATGGTCCGAGTGCACCACCTGGGCGGCCACGGCGGCGTCTGA
- a CDS encoding DUF6114 domain-containing protein — protein sequence MSTNIDVAPRVSLFTRGRLAFRHFRWSRPFWSGLFTMIAGLPIAYLPYANLTLGQLTIRMATTAGAGSMVIGILLVVLGLTIWFQPQVRIFAGVAAILLSLVSLVVSNFGGFLVGFVFGMVGGGMSIAWMPGEPAEPAEHAGLATEGADHADREPPVRTPGTGSALASFDGGTPAHGEEPGKGDQRAD from the coding sequence GTGAGCACCAACATCGATGTCGCGCCCAGGGTTTCGCTCTTCACTCGCGGAAGGCTGGCGTTCCGTCACTTCCGGTGGAGCCGGCCGTTCTGGTCCGGGCTCTTCACCATGATCGCCGGGCTCCCGATCGCCTACCTCCCCTACGCCAACCTCACGTTGGGGCAGTTGACCATCCGGATGGCCACCACGGCCGGCGCCGGATCGATGGTGATCGGCATTCTGCTGGTCGTGTTGGGGCTGACCATATGGTTCCAGCCGCAGGTGCGGATATTCGCCGGGGTGGCCGCCATCCTGCTGTCGCTGGTCTCGCTGGTCGTGTCCAACTTCGGCGGCTTTCTGGTGGGTTTTGTCTTTGGGATGGTGGGCGGCGGCATGAGCATCGCCTGGATGCCGGGTGAGCCCGCCGAGCCGGCCGAACACGCCGGGTTGGCCACGGAAGGGGCCGATCACGCCGACCGGGAGCCGCCGGTCAGGACCCCGGGCACCGGGAGCGCGCTGGCCTCCTTCGACGGTGGCACGCCGGCCCACGGGGAGGAACCGGGGAAGGGAGACCAACGTGCCGACTGA
- a CDS encoding DUF6230 family protein, with product MESQARGGTRWRRFGLVMVPSVAATAAIGVALAQGALAASFAVSGQQFKVSVDRLDGQGFVQYGALVTPSGGEERPVAVSAFDSATINNLCQSVVIPVPFFGDVTVRIGAGTNPNNPVEAENLFIDLEQLNADATFTNIDIGVAVGDTTKGPTPESGALAGSFAQQSDRALLTDVRQTAWATSAGSFKLTDLSLSVRRGKSECF from the coding sequence ATGGAGTCACAGGCTCGCGGCGGCACCAGATGGCGGCGATTCGGGCTGGTCATGGTGCCGAGCGTGGCCGCGACCGCCGCGATAGGCGTCGCCCTCGCCCAGGGGGCCCTCGCTGCCTCGTTCGCCGTGTCGGGTCAGCAGTTCAAGGTGAGCGTTGACCGGCTCGACGGCCAGGGGTTCGTGCAGTACGGGGCGTTGGTCACCCCGTCCGGCGGTGAGGAGAGGCCGGTGGCGGTCTCCGCGTTCGACAGCGCCACCATCAACAACCTCTGTCAGTCGGTGGTGATCCCCGTTCCGTTCTTCGGGGACGTCACCGTGCGGATCGGCGCCGGTACGAACCCGAACAACCCGGTCGAGGCGGAGAACCTCTTCATCGACCTGGAGCAGCTCAACGCGGACGCGACGTTCACCAACATCGACATCGGCGTGGCCGTCGGCGACACCACCAAGGGACCCACCCCCGAATCGGGCGCGCTGGCGGGGTCGTTCGCTCAGCAGTCCGACCGGGCCCTGCTGACCGACGTCCGGCAGACCGCGTGGGCGACCTCGGCCGGCTCCTTCAAGCTCACCGACCTGAGCCTGTCGGTGCGGCGGGGCAAGAGCGAGTGCTTCTGA
- a CDS encoding tetratricopeptide repeat protein, whose amino-acid sequence MQPRNMSMSGAVDLSAVKAAAEAKQKAEQARAQRAAQPDGQAAAVPLVIDADEATFEQEVVQRSATVPVVIDLWAEWCEPCKQLSPVLERLTQEYAGKIVLAKIDVDANPRIAQQFGVQGIPAVFAVIAGQALPLFQGAAPEPQIRQVFDQLIQAAEEQFGIVGEPVDPEAAAQAPAAEPAEPPTDPALAAAHAALDTGDLPGAIQAYENVLAGDPANQEAALGLGQAKLLDRVRGLDAERTRKAAADNAGDVAAQLAVADLDLVGGHVEDAFSRLIGVVGRTAGDDRNTARLRLLELFEVLGADDPRVTSARAALARVLF is encoded by the coding sequence ATGCAGCCACGCAACATGTCCATGAGCGGAGCCGTCGATCTCTCCGCGGTCAAGGCCGCCGCGGAGGCCAAGCAGAAGGCCGAGCAAGCCCGCGCCCAGCGGGCGGCCCAGCCGGACGGGCAGGCGGCGGCCGTCCCCCTGGTGATCGACGCCGACGAGGCCACCTTCGAGCAGGAGGTGGTTCAGCGCAGCGCCACGGTGCCGGTGGTCATCGACCTCTGGGCCGAGTGGTGTGAGCCGTGCAAACAGCTCAGCCCGGTGCTGGAGCGGCTCACCCAGGAGTACGCGGGAAAGATCGTCCTCGCCAAGATCGATGTCGACGCCAACCCGAGGATCGCCCAGCAGTTCGGCGTGCAGGGCATTCCCGCCGTCTTCGCGGTGATCGCGGGGCAGGCGCTGCCCCTGTTCCAGGGGGCGGCCCCCGAGCCGCAGATCCGGCAGGTGTTCGACCAGCTGATCCAGGCCGCCGAGGAGCAGTTCGGCATCGTCGGGGAGCCGGTCGACCCGGAGGCCGCCGCCCAGGCGCCGGCCGCCGAGCCGGCCGAGCCGCCGACCGACCCGGCGTTGGCCGCCGCGCACGCGGCGCTCGACACCGGGGACCTGCCGGGCGCCATCCAGGCCTATGAGAACGTCCTCGCCGGCGATCCGGCGAACCAGGAGGCGGCCCTCGGCCTCGGCCAGGCCAAGCTGCTCGACCGGGTGCGCGGCCTGGACGCCGAGCGGACACGGAAGGCGGCGGCCGACAACGCCGGCGATGTGGCGGCCCAACTGGCCGTCGCCGACCTGGATCTGGTCGGCGGCCATGTCGAGGACGCCTTCAGCCGGCTGATCGGCGTGGTGGGCCGGACGGCGGGTGACGACCGGAACACCGCCAGGCTCCGACTGCTCGAACTCTTCGAGGTGTTGGGCGCCGACGATCCCCGAGTGACGTCGGCCCGCGCCGCGTTGGCCCGAGTCCTCTTCTGA
- a CDS encoding acyl-CoA mutase large subunit family protein codes for MDADAITAGRRRWQARYDAAHTRDADFSTLSGDPVEPVYGPEPGDSYAGFERIGWPGEFPFTRGLYPTGYRGRAWTIRQFAGFGNAEQTNERYRTILRNGGGGLSVAFDMPTLMGRDSDDPRSLGEVGHCGVAIDSAADMEVLFRDIPLGDVTTSMTISGPAVPVFCMYLVAAERQGVPAEVLNGTLQTDIFKEYIAQKEWLFPPEPHLRLIGDLMEFCAARIPAYKPLSVSGYHIREAGATAAQELAYTLADGFGYVELGLSRGMDVNAFAPGLSFFFDAHIDFFEEIAKFRAARRIWARWMRDVYGATSERAQWLRFHTQTAGVSLTAQQPYNNVVRTAVEALSAVLAGTNSLHTNALDETLALPSERAAEIALRTQQVLMEETGITSVADPLGGSWYVERLTDRIERDAERIFAEIAERGRRALGASGQAEHPIGPMTSGLLSGIEDGWFTGQIADSAFQYQQALEKGEKRVVGVNCHTASVTDDLEILRVSHEVEREQVRELARRRAARDGAAVERALGELVAAARGGGDTIAPMLTAVRAEATLGEICGVLRDEWGSYVEPPGF; via the coding sequence ATGGACGCTGACGCCATCACCGCGGGCCGCCGACGCTGGCAGGCCCGATACGACGCGGCCCACACCAGGGACGCCGATTTCAGCACGCTCTCCGGAGACCCCGTGGAGCCCGTCTACGGCCCCGAGCCCGGGGACAGCTACGCCGGCTTCGAACGCATCGGCTGGCCGGGCGAGTTCCCCTTCACCCGGGGCCTCTACCCCACCGGGTACCGGGGCCGCGCCTGGACCATCCGCCAGTTCGCCGGCTTCGGCAACGCCGAACAGACCAACGAGCGCTACCGCACCATCCTGCGCAACGGCGGCGGCGGCCTCTCCGTCGCCTTCGACATGCCGACCCTGATGGGGCGCGACTCCGACGACCCGCGGTCGCTTGGCGAGGTGGGCCACTGCGGCGTGGCCATCGACTCGGCGGCCGACATGGAGGTCCTCTTCCGGGACATCCCGCTGGGCGACGTCACCACGTCGATGACGATCAGCGGCCCCGCCGTGCCGGTCTTCTGCATGTACCTGGTCGCCGCCGAGCGGCAGGGCGTGCCGGCCGAGGTGCTCAACGGCACGCTCCAGACCGACATCTTCAAGGAGTACATCGCGCAGAAGGAGTGGCTCTTCCCGCCGGAGCCCCATCTGCGGCTGATCGGCGATCTGATGGAGTTCTGCGCGGCGCGCATCCCGGCCTACAAGCCGCTCTCCGTCTCCGGCTACCACATCAGGGAGGCCGGGGCCACGGCCGCCCAGGAGCTGGCCTACACGCTGGCCGACGGCTTCGGCTATGTGGAGCTGGGGCTGAGCCGGGGGATGGACGTCAACGCCTTCGCGCCCGGGCTCTCGTTCTTCTTCGACGCGCACATCGACTTCTTCGAGGAGATCGCCAAGTTCCGCGCGGCCCGCCGGATCTGGGCCCGCTGGATGCGGGACGTCTACGGCGCCACCAGCGAGCGCGCCCAGTGGCTGCGCTTCCACACCCAGACCGCCGGCGTCTCGCTCACCGCGCAGCAGCCGTACAACAACGTGGTGCGCACCGCCGTGGAGGCGCTCTCCGCCGTGCTCGCCGGCACCAACTCGCTGCACACCAACGCGCTGGACGAGACGCTGGCGCTGCCGAGCGAGCGCGCCGCCGAGATCGCGCTGCGCACCCAGCAGGTGCTGATGGAGGAGACGGGGATCACCTCGGTCGCCGATCCGCTGGGCGGCTCCTGGTACGTGGAGCGGCTCACCGACCGGATCGAGCGGGACGCGGAGCGGATCTTCGCCGAGATCGCCGAACGGGGCCGCCGCGCGCTGGGCGCCTCCGGGCAGGCGGAGCACCCCATCGGGCCGATGACCTCGGGGCTGCTCAGCGGCATCGAGGACGGCTGGTTCACCGGCCAGATCGCGGACTCCGCCTTCCAGTACCAGCAGGCCCTGGAGAAGGGGGAGAAGCGGGTGGTGGGGGTCAACTGCCACACCGCCTCGGTCACCGACGATCTTGAGATCCTCCGGGTCAGCCACGAGGTGGAGCGCGAACAGGTCCGCGAGCTCGCCAGGCGCAGGGCCGCGCGGGACGGCGCGGCGGTCGAACGGGCGCTGGGCGAGCTGGTCGCCGCGGCCAGGGGCGGCGGCGACACCATCGCGCCGATGCTGACCGCCGTCCGCGCCGAGGCCACGCTCGGCGAGATCTGCGGAGTGCTGCGCGACGAGTGGGGAAGCTATGTGGAGCCGCCCGGCTTCTGA
- a CDS encoding DUF3817 domain-containing protein, with product MKRSVLTRYRVMAYVTAVMLLVLGTCMVFKYGFDTGDDVTFVVSQLHGLLYIIYLVFAFDLGQKARWSFGKLLWVLVAGSIPFAAFFVEPKVTAEVEALVEDEDSEAPVSA from the coding sequence ATGAAGCGGAGTGTGCTCACCCGGTACCGGGTCATGGCCTATGTCACCGCGGTGATGCTGCTGGTCCTCGGTACCTGCATGGTCTTCAAGTACGGCTTCGACACCGGCGACGACGTGACGTTCGTGGTGTCCCAGCTGCATGGCCTGCTGTACATCATCTATCTGGTCTTCGCCTTCGACCTGGGGCAGAAGGCCCGCTGGTCGTTCGGCAAGCTGCTGTGGGTGCTGGTCGCCGGCAGTATCCCGTTCGCCGCGTTCTTCGTCGAGCCGAAGGTCACAGCCGAGGTCGAGGCGCTGGTGGAGGACGAGGACTCCGAGGCGCCGGTCAGCGCCTGA
- a CDS encoding MarR family winged helix-turn-helix transcriptional regulator — MSKSLSLPFDPIARADDLWKRRWGSVPSMAAITSIMRAHQILLAEVDAVVKPYGLTFARYEALVLLTFSRAGELPMSKIGERLMVHPTSVTNAVDRLVRSGLVVKRPNPNDGRGTLASITERGREVCDAATRDLMAADFGLGVYDEGQCQDIFDLLRPLRLAARDFDDPGKERPE, encoded by the coding sequence GTGTCGAAGTCGCTCAGCCTCCCGTTCGATCCCATCGCCCGCGCCGACGACCTGTGGAAGCGACGCTGGGGCTCCGTGCCCTCCATGGCCGCGATCACCTCGATCATGCGGGCGCACCAGATCCTGCTGGCCGAGGTCGACGCGGTGGTGAAGCCGTACGGGCTGACGTTCGCCCGGTACGAGGCGCTGGTGCTGCTCACCTTCAGCCGGGCCGGCGAGCTGCCGATGTCCAAGATCGGCGAGCGGCTGATGGTGCATCCGACCTCGGTCACCAACGCCGTGGACCGGCTGGTCCGTTCGGGTCTTGTCGTCAAGCGGCCCAACCCCAACGACGGGCGCGGCACGCTGGCCTCCATCACCGAGCGGGGGCGGGAGGTCTGCGACGCGGCGACCCGGGATCTGATGGCCGCCGACTTCGGGCTCGGCGTGTACGACGAGGGGCAGTGTCAGGACATCTTCGACTTGCTCCGCCCGCTGCGGTTGGCCGCCAGGGACTTCGACGACCCGGGGAAGGAACGACCGGAATGA
- a CDS encoding glycoside hydrolase family 6 protein: MPGSLLVTFRRPARRPTLALVLSCLTLIPLALGCSSGGEDPPDSGAEGRSTPLAEESSEFWVAPRSPAARQVREWESSGRSEDAQTLRRIADRPLAVWPTGEGDPGQQVRGITEAATDEGLTAVLVAYNIPHRDCGQYSQGGAESDAAYREWIDAFAAGIGDAEALVVLEPDAVAHTLDGCTAPMYVQDRYGLLAESVERLKRQPGTRVYIDAGNPDWITDPDRLAQALRDSGIDRADGFALNVSNFQTLERSTEYGRELSGLLDGAHFVVDTSRNGEGPWEEGGDERWCNPPDRALGTPPTTDTDDPLADAYLWVKRPGESDGECRGGPVAGEWWPEYALGLAERAGE, encoded by the coding sequence ATGCCCGGCTCCCTCCTCGTGACGTTCCGCCGGCCTGCCCGCCGGCCCACCCTCGCCCTGGTCCTGTCCTGCCTGACCCTCATCCCGCTGGCACTCGGCTGCTCCTCGGGCGGCGAGGACCCTCCCGACTCGGGGGCCGAGGGGCGCAGCACCCCACTGGCCGAGGAGTCGTCGGAGTTCTGGGTCGCCCCACGGAGCCCGGCGGCCCGCCAGGTGCGGGAGTGGGAGTCCTCGGGCCGCTCCGAGGACGCGCAGACGCTGCGCCGGATCGCGGACCGGCCGCTGGCCGTCTGGCCCACGGGCGAGGGCGATCCCGGCCAACAGGTGCGCGGCATCACCGAGGCCGCCACGGACGAGGGCCTGACCGCCGTGCTGGTCGCCTACAACATCCCGCACCGGGACTGCGGCCAGTACTCCCAGGGCGGCGCGGAGAGCGACGCCGCCTACCGGGAGTGGATCGACGCCTTCGCCGCCGGCATCGGCGACGCCGAGGCCCTGGTGGTGCTGGAACCCGACGCGGTGGCGCACACCCTGGACGGCTGCACCGCCCCGATGTACGTGCAGGACCGCTACGGGCTGCTCGCCGAGTCGGTCGAGCGACTCAAGCGGCAGCCGGGCACCCGCGTCTACATCGACGCGGGCAACCCCGACTGGATCACCGACCCCGACCGGCTGGCGCAGGCGCTGCGCGACTCCGGTATCGACCGGGCCGACGGCTTCGCGTTGAACGTGTCCAACTTCCAGACGCTGGAACGCAGCACCGAGTACGGCCGCGAGCTGTCCGGGCTGCTGGACGGCGCGCACTTCGTCGTCGACACCAGCCGCAACGGCGAAGGCCCCTGGGAGGAGGGCGGGGACGAGAGGTGGTGCAACCCGCCGGACCGGGCGCTCGGCACCCCGCCCACCACCGACACCGACGATCCGCTGGCGGACGCCTATCTGTGGGTCAAGCGTCCCGGCGAGTCGGACGGCGAGTGCCGGGGTGGCCCGGTGGCCGGCGAGTGGTGGCCGGAGTACGCCCTGGGGCTGGCGGAACGCGCCGGGGAGTGA
- a CDS encoding galactose oxidase-like domain-containing protein codes for MSHARRTPYRPSARLRKLALGSGVTLLLVGLNAPAAVSFAQERLHEYRISRPEYLARYGSWDVVDVPEEFRTNAIHAALLHTGKVLLIAGSGNNEDQFDAGTFDSVLWDPAENTFTTVPTPDDLFCAGHAQLPDGRMLVAGGTARYEVLGDAVTHAGGAMLIKNEDPDQKREFPEGTRLRAPDGQLYETVATVTAPPAEKREEPPEDAEDAADTEEDGEDGEDGEDEIEITASEVRVFVSAVEEGEQGVATDPAQYEILGLTGDDARNFYGLANQLTLDDQDFQGIDVAYEFDPVAERYLPVDPMAEARWYPTLTTLPDGRVLTVSGLDEVGEVVPGVNEIYDPRTKTWSEGPERYFPTYPALFLTQGGKIFYTGSNAGYGPADEGRTPGLWDLEENTFEEIGGISDPDQLETSASLLLPPAQDQRFMVLGGGGVGESAKSTGRTAIVDLTERDPTYREGPSLPQGTRYLSSVLMPDDTVFTSGGSTDYRGRGHSDVLRAQFYDPAKDAFVPAADPTVGRNYHSEALLLPDGRVATFGSDPLYGDRDNTRMGEFEKRIEVYTPPYLFDGREETRPVLGDGPQEAGFGAEVTFETEDADRIENARLMRPSAVTHTTDVEQRSIQLEVERGDGEVTLTVPEDPSLVPPGWYMVFVTDDSGTPSEASWMRVG; via the coding sequence ATGAGCCACGCACGACGCACCCCCTACCGTCCCAGCGCTCGCCTGCGGAAGCTGGCCCTCGGCAGCGGCGTCACGCTGCTGCTGGTGGGCCTGAACGCCCCGGCGGCGGTGAGCTTCGCCCAGGAGCGACTGCACGAGTACCGGATATCCCGGCCCGAGTACCTGGCCAGGTACGGCTCCTGGGACGTGGTCGACGTCCCGGAGGAGTTCCGCACCAACGCCATCCACGCGGCGCTGCTGCACACCGGCAAGGTGCTGCTGATCGCCGGCTCGGGCAACAACGAGGACCAGTTCGACGCCGGCACCTTCGACAGCGTCCTGTGGGACCCGGCGGAGAACACCTTCACCACGGTGCCGACCCCCGACGACCTGTTCTGCGCGGGCCACGCCCAGCTCCCCGACGGCCGGATGCTGGTGGCCGGCGGCACCGCGCGCTACGAGGTGCTCGGCGACGCCGTCACCCACGCCGGCGGCGCGATGCTGATCAAGAACGAGGACCCGGACCAGAAGCGCGAGTTCCCCGAGGGCACCCGGCTGCGCGCCCCGGACGGCCAGCTCTACGAGACCGTCGCGACGGTCACGGCCCCGCCGGCCGAGAAGCGGGAGGAGCCCCCCGAAGACGCGGAAGACGCAGCGGATACAGAAGAGGACGGCGAGGACGGCGAGGACGGCGAGGACGAGATCGAGATCACCGCGAGCGAGGTGCGGGTCTTCGTCAGCGCCGTGGAGGAGGGCGAGCAGGGCGTGGCCACCGACCCTGCCCAGTACGAGATCCTCGGCCTGACCGGCGACGACGCCCGCAACTTCTATGGACTGGCCAACCAACTGACCCTGGACGACCAGGACTTCCAGGGCATCGACGTGGCCTACGAGTTCGATCCGGTGGCCGAGCGCTATCTCCCGGTCGACCCGATGGCCGAGGCCCGCTGGTACCCGACGCTCACCACGCTGCCCGACGGCCGGGTGCTGACCGTCTCCGGGCTCGACGAGGTCGGCGAGGTGGTGCCGGGCGTCAACGAGATCTACGACCCGAGGACCAAGACCTGGTCCGAGGGCCCCGAGCGCTACTTCCCGACCTATCCGGCGCTCTTCCTCACCCAGGGCGGCAAGATCTTCTACACCGGTTCCAACGCCGGCTACGGCCCCGCCGACGAGGGCCGGACGCCGGGCCTCTGGGATCTGGAGGAGAACACCTTCGAGGAGATCGGCGGCATCTCCGACCCCGACCAGCTGGAGACCTCCGCCTCGCTGCTGCTGCCGCCGGCGCAGGACCAGCGGTTCATGGTGCTGGGCGGGGGCGGCGTCGGCGAGTCGGCCAAGTCGACCGGGCGGACCGCGATCGTCGACCTCACCGAGCGGGACCCCACCTACCGCGAGGGACCGAGTCTGCCGCAGGGCACCCGCTATCTGAGCAGCGTGCTGATGCCGGACGACACGGTCTTCACCTCGGGCGGTTCGACCGACTACCGGGGGCGTGGGCACAGCGACGTGCTCAGGGCGCAGTTCTACGACCCGGCAAAGGACGCGTTCGTGCCGGCGGCCGATCCCACCGTGGGCCGCAACTACCACTCGGAGGCGCTGCTGCTGCCCGACGGGCGGGTGGCGACCTTCGGCTCCGACCCGCTCTACGGGGACCGGGACAACACCAGGATGGGCGAGTTCGAGAAGCGGATCGAGGTCTACACCCCGCCCTATCTCTTCGACGGGCGCGAGGAGACCAGGCCGGTGCTGGGCGACGGGCCCCAGGAGGCCGGGTTCGGCGCGGAGGTCACCTTCGAGACCGAGGACGCCGACCGGATCGAGAACGCCCGGCTGATGCGGCCCAGCGCCGTGACCCACACCACCGACGTGGAGCAGCGGTCCATCCAGCTCGAAGTGGAACGGGGTGACGGCGAGGTGACGTTGACGGTGCCGGAGGACCCGTCGCTGGTGCCGCCGGGCTGGTACATGGTCTTCGTCACCGACGACAGCGGCACCCCGTCCGAGGCGAGCTGGATGCGGGTCGGGTGA